The following coding sequences lie in one Candidatus Palauibacter soopunensis genomic window:
- a CDS encoding ABC transporter permease, with protein sequence MRGVGPPPRERLRAMGLVLPLLVFLGVTFLAPLGTMLLRSVHDPVVADALPATLSALREWEGEGLPPEAAYEAAARELGSAREARTLGQVAGRVNRLQSGLRSVFTRTARNLEDVTDGPWREAMAGIDSAWVDPGTWHAIRAAGERFTARHYLNAVDMQRLPDGSVARQPEERRIYLPLLWRTLLVSLAITVFCLILGYPIAHLIAHAPPRRGNLLLALVLVPFWTSLLVRTTSWIVLLQTQGVINDVLVWIGLVGDDGRLSMVYNMTGTLVAMTHVLLPFMVLPLYSVMRSIPPLHMRAAASMGATPAQAFRRVYWPQTLPGVGAGSLLVFILAIGYYITPALVGGSSGQLISNMVAYHMQTSLNWGLAAALGALLLAGVLVLYLLYDRLVGVERMSLS encoded by the coding sequence GTGAGAGGCGTCGGGCCGCCTCCGCGCGAGCGGCTGCGGGCGATGGGGCTCGTGCTGCCGCTTCTGGTCTTCCTCGGCGTCACCTTCCTGGCCCCGCTGGGGACGATGCTGTTGCGGAGCGTCCACGACCCGGTTGTGGCGGACGCGCTGCCCGCGACCCTCTCCGCGCTGCGCGAATGGGAGGGGGAAGGGCTACCTCCCGAAGCGGCATACGAGGCGGCGGCCCGGGAACTCGGGTCGGCGCGGGAGGCGAGGACGCTGGGGCAGGTCGCCGGCCGCGTGAACCGGCTGCAAAGCGGGCTGCGCAGCGTGTTCACGCGCACCGCCCGGAACCTCGAGGACGTGACCGACGGGCCCTGGCGCGAGGCGATGGCGGGCATCGACTCCGCGTGGGTCGACCCCGGGACCTGGCACGCCATCCGCGCGGCGGGCGAGCGCTTCACGGCCCGCCACTACCTCAACGCCGTCGACATGCAGCGGCTGCCGGACGGCTCGGTCGCCCGCCAGCCCGAGGAACGGCGCATCTACCTGCCGCTGCTGTGGCGCACCCTGCTCGTGAGCCTGGCGATCACCGTGTTCTGCCTCATCCTCGGTTACCCGATCGCGCATCTCATCGCGCACGCGCCGCCGCGCCGGGGCAACCTGTTGCTCGCTCTCGTTCTCGTGCCCTTCTGGACGTCGCTCCTCGTTCGCACCACGTCGTGGATCGTCCTCCTCCAGACACAGGGGGTGATCAACGACGTGCTGGTGTGGATCGGGCTCGTCGGCGACGACGGCCGGCTCTCCATGGTCTACAACATGACCGGCACGCTCGTGGCCATGACGCACGTCCTGCTGCCCTTCATGGTCCTGCCGCTGTACTCGGTGATGCGTTCGATCCCACCGCTGCACATGCGGGCGGCCGCCTCGATGGGGGCCACCCCCGCGCAGGCGTTCCGACGGGTGTACTGGCCGCAGACGCTGCCCGGCGTGGGGGCCGGGTCGCTCCTCGTCTTCATCCTCGCGATCGGCTACTACATCACCCCGGCGCTCGTGGGCGGAAGCAGCGGCCAGTTGATCTCGAACATGGTCGCGTACCACATGCAGACGTCGCTGAACTGGGGGCTGGCGGCGGCGCTGGGCGCGCTTCTGCTCGCGGGCGTGCTCGTTCTCTACCTGCTCTACGACCGACTGGTGGGCGTCGAGCGCATGAGCCTGAGTTAG